CTCCTTTAACCATCTATGGACCTGTTGGAATCAAGGAATATGTGCTCACTAGTTTAAGAATTTCCCAATCACATCTTCGTTATCCCATTTTTTTCCATGAAATTAAAGAAGATGGGGTAATCTTTGAGGATCAACAATTCAAAGTAACTTGTGCCAAACTTCAACATGGGATTCCTTCCTATGGCTATCGAATTGAGGAATCAGATTATCCTGGTGAGTTACTAGTTAATAAGCTAAAGGAAGAAAATATTCCAGCTGGACCTTTATATGGGAAGTTGAAAAATGGTGAAGAAGTAACTTTGGAAGATGGTAGAGTAGTGAATGGAATGGACTATTTAGGAAAAACTGTTAAAGGTAGAATTGTGACCATCCTCGGTGATACGAAGCGAGGGGCAACTAATGTGAAGTTGGCTCAGAATGCAGATGTTCTCGTCCACGAATCGACTTTTGCTAAAGATAGCCAAAAAATTGCTTCTGCTTATTTCCATTCTACTTGTATGGATGCTGCTAAAGTGGCAAAAGAGGCAAAAGTCAAAAAATTATACCTTACCCATGTTAGTTCTAGATACTTAGGAAAAGAACAACAACAATTACAAGTAGACGCCCGAACCATTTTCCCTCACACTGTACTTGTACAAGATTACGATGAGTTTGATATTCCTTTAAACAAATAGGAAATACTGATTTGCATATACTAGTACTTATAAAATTAATTATATAAGAATGGATGGGGTTCAAATGAAAAATCAGTGGAGGTTAGTTGCTGGTATTTTATTAATTCTTTTAATTATTACGTTTGCAGTTATAAATGTTGAAAGTGTTCCAGTCAACTTTGGGTTTGGAAAAGTTACTGCTCCTTTAATCATTATCATTTTTGTTTCCTTGCTCTTTGGAAGTCTATTAACTTTGTTGGTTTCCACAACGTCTTCAGCGCGAAACCATAAGGAGCTTCGTTCCATGAAACAGCTCGTTAGCCAAAAAGATGTACAAAAAGAAGAGGCAATCACTCATACCAAAGCCGAATATGAAGGAAAAATTACAAATTTAGAAAATAACTTAGTTCAAAAAGACAATAAAATCAAAAGTTTAGAAAACGAGCTAGTTAACCAAGTTACTTTTGATAGTCAAATGAATTCAACCGATTCTACTGTAGAACGAAATAGAAATAATACTCTACTGTAATATACAAAATGATTCAAATGACTATAAGAGAGAAGCGCCAACGCAAACAAAGTGGAGGGCGTTTTTCTTTTGATTGAATCAGTATTTGGTAGAGAGAATGAGAGGGAATGTATTTGTTAGCTGCTAAAATGAATTGGGAATTACGAAAATCAGAATTTGATCCAGTCCTTGTAAAGACACTTTCCAAAGAAATGAAGACAAGTGAAGCATTTATAAAGTTATGCCTCGTTCGAGGATTGGATACTTCAGAAAAAATCAACCAGTTTATTTCTGAAGAGCAAACCATTTACCATGATCCTTTTTTGATGCACGACATGAAAAAAGGAGTAGATCGAATACTCCAAGGCATTGAAAATGGTGAAGAAATGGTTGTTTACGGCGATTATGATGCAGATGGAATAACAAGTACAGCTATTTTAGTCGAAACGATTGAAACGTTAGGTGGAAATGTTCATTTTTATTTGCCAAATCGATTTAGCGATGGGTACGGACCAAACACAAAAGCTTTTCGAAATCTGATTGAGCAAGGAAGTCAATTAATTATTACGTGTGACAATGGTGTTAGTGGTCATGAAGCGATCTCATTAGCAAAAGAACTAGGTGTAGACGTTATCGTTACGGATCACCATGAACTATCTGAAAACCTTCCTGATGCTTATGCCATCATTCATCCTCGCCATCCAGAAGGAGAGTACCCTTTTGGAGATTTGTCTGGAGCGGGAGTCGCACTGAAAGTTGCCACCGCTTTGTTAGAAAGGATTCCCTTCGAACTCTTCGATATTGCTGCCATCGGTACGGTTGCCGACTTAGTTTCTTTATCAGATGAAAACCGATGGATTGTAAAAAAAGGAATTCAAATCTTAAGAAAATCTGAGCGAATTGGCTTACAAATACTATATGAAAATGCTGGAATTAAAGCTCTTGAAATTGATGAAGGGACGATTGGATTTGTAATTGGGCCTCGTTTAAATGCATTGGGTAGGATGGGCGATGCCACTCCAGGGGTTGATCTGTTGATTTCATTTGATGAAGAAAAGCTAGAAAAACTAGTGAATTTCATCCAAGAAACCAATACAAAGAGACAATCTTTAGTAGATGAAATTTACAAGTCTGCGGTAAGTAAAATGGATGAACAGGAATTCCTTCCGAATATTATTGTTTTAGGAGATCCTTCTTGGCAAGAAGGGGTTTTAGGAATTGTTGCTAGTCGAATGACCGAACAAACAGGAAGACCTTCTATCATGCTTCATTATAATTCGGAAACTGGAATTGCAAAAGGATCGGGAAGAAGTGTTGATGGACTTGATTTATTCAAAGCTTTATCTTCTACATCTGATTTATTAGTAAAGTTCGGTGGACATCAAATGGCGGCTGGGATGAGTTTGAACATAGACCATGTTGACAAATTTACAGAGAGAATAAATACTTATGCAGAACCTTTAAGCTCAGAAATTAAAAAAGGAAAAAAAGTTTTGATTGATGAAGTGCTCCATTTGAATGAAATCACTATTAAACTTCTTGAAGAAGTGGATTTACTAAAACCTTTTGGAACAGATAATCAAAAACCGATTTTCGGAATTGAAAATGTTTCTCTTCAGAATATGAAACAAATCGGTGCGGATAATCGGCATTTAAAATTGCAACTGAAATCAGATGAAAGCAAACTAGATGTCATCGGTTTTAATAAAGGCGTTTTATCCAATCATCTCAATGAGCAGGACCCAGTATCAATCATTGGCGAATTATCCATAAATACATGGCGTGATATTTCGAAGCCACAAATGCAGTTAAAAGATATTAAAAGTGACTCTAACCAGTATTTTGATAAGCGTAGTACAAATTTTCAGGCTTCTTCTCTGGAAATTGAAAATAGCGTATACTTATTCTTCCAAGCTACTGTTT
The Jeotgalibaca sp. MA1X17-3 genome window above contains:
- the rnz gene encoding ribonuclease Z, which translates into the protein MKIQFLGTGAGVPSSARNLSSLALKLLDERNEIWMFDCGEATQQRILKTTLKPRKINKIFITHLHGDHIFGLPGFLSSRAFQGGNTPLTIYGPVGIKEYVLTSLRISQSHLRYPIFFHEIKEDGVIFEDQQFKVTCAKLQHGIPSYGYRIEESDYPGELLVNKLKEENIPAGPLYGKLKNGEEVTLEDGRVVNGMDYLGKTVKGRIVTILGDTKRGATNVKLAQNADVLVHESTFAKDSQKIASAYFHSTCMDAAKVAKEAKVKKLYLTHVSSRYLGKEQQQLQVDARTIFPHTVLVQDYDEFDIPLNK
- a CDS encoding lipopolysaccharide assembly protein LapA domain-containing protein, whose product is MKNQWRLVAGILLILLIITFAVINVESVPVNFGFGKVTAPLIIIIFVSLLFGSLLTLLVSTTSSARNHKELRSMKQLVSQKDVQKEEAITHTKAEYEGKITNLENNLVQKDNKIKSLENELVNQVTFDSQMNSTDSTVERNRNNTLL
- the recJ gene encoding single-stranded-DNA-specific exonuclease RecJ codes for the protein MLAAKMNWELRKSEFDPVLVKTLSKEMKTSEAFIKLCLVRGLDTSEKINQFISEEQTIYHDPFLMHDMKKGVDRILQGIENGEEMVVYGDYDADGITSTAILVETIETLGGNVHFYLPNRFSDGYGPNTKAFRNLIEQGSQLIITCDNGVSGHEAISLAKELGVDVIVTDHHELSENLPDAYAIIHPRHPEGEYPFGDLSGAGVALKVATALLERIPFELFDIAAIGTVADLVSLSDENRWIVKKGIQILRKSERIGLQILYENAGIKALEIDEGTIGFVIGPRLNALGRMGDATPGVDLLISFDEEKLEKLVNFIQETNTKRQSLVDEIYKSAVSKMDEQEFLPNIIVLGDPSWQEGVLGIVASRMTEQTGRPSIMLHYNSETGIAKGSGRSVDGLDLFKALSSTSDLLVKFGGHQMAAGMSLNIDHVDKFTERINTYAEPLSSEIKKGKKVLIDEVLHLNEITIKLLEEVDLLKPFGTDNQKPIFGIENVSLQNMKQIGADNRHLKLQLKSDESKLDVIGFNKGVLSNHLNEQDPVSIIGELSINTWRDISKPQMQLKDIKSDSNQYFDKRSTNFQASSLEIENSVYLFFQATVFEKYANKLPNNAAAVLLEGVDDIPAFPNELTNLVFFDCPIHLDYVRKFLSDHSFDNYYFYCYPMKQAYLEGMPSKKDFASLFRYIRNHQNMDVRNKLDSLATYLNIHKNILIFMLTVFSEAKFVTIDSGILNPIKNPVKINLEDTEAFQNRLEKIEAEKMFIYNPFSQLISWVSGK